The following are from one region of the Mycolicibacterium diernhoferi genome:
- a CDS encoding acyl-CoA dehydrogenase family protein — protein sequence MSTLAELITETVEFIRTEVLPIDDAHDGDVEAAGGENLRIRLQAKARERGLLTPHAPAEFGGHGLNMSDRAPVFEAAGYSLFGPMAVNVNAPDEGNLHLLAHVGTASQRERYLRPLAEGRHRSAFAMTEPAPGAGSDPGALLTRAERADGGWLINGRKRFITGADGAGFFIIMARTSGEPDSAQGATMFLAPASTPGISIDRHVNTIDRSMLGGHCEMTFTDVRVSDDDVLGEVDQGFRYAQVRLGPARMTHVMRWTGAAQRAHETAVAYTAGRQAFGARLSDLGMAQQMIADNEIDLAATRALLREACAELDAGGRASKATSIAKTFAAEALHRVTDRSVQLCGGLGVSSDLPVAKIARELRPFRIYDGPSEVHRWSIAKRAVRQYGS from the coding sequence ATGTCCACGCTGGCCGAGTTGATCACGGAAACAGTCGAGTTCATCCGCACCGAGGTACTGCCGATCGACGATGCGCACGACGGGGACGTCGAGGCGGCCGGTGGTGAGAATCTGCGGATACGACTGCAGGCGAAGGCCCGGGAGCGGGGCCTGCTCACCCCGCACGCACCTGCCGAGTTCGGGGGCCACGGTCTGAACATGAGTGACCGTGCCCCGGTCTTCGAGGCGGCCGGCTACTCCCTGTTCGGGCCGATGGCCGTCAATGTCAACGCCCCCGACGAGGGCAACCTGCACCTCTTGGCGCATGTGGGAACCGCGTCGCAGCGTGAGCGGTACCTGCGCCCGTTGGCGGAGGGCCGGCACCGGTCGGCGTTCGCGATGACCGAACCCGCACCCGGCGCGGGCTCGGATCCCGGCGCGCTGCTGACCCGCGCGGAAAGGGCAGACGGTGGGTGGCTGATCAATGGCCGCAAGAGATTCATCACCGGAGCAGACGGCGCCGGATTCTTCATCATCATGGCCCGAACCAGTGGCGAGCCGGACAGCGCTCAGGGCGCCACCATGTTTCTTGCCCCGGCGAGTACCCCCGGGATCTCGATCGACCGGCATGTCAACACCATCGACCGCTCGATGCTGGGTGGCCATTGCGAGATGACGTTCACCGATGTCCGAGTCTCCGACGACGACGTCCTGGGTGAGGTCGACCAGGGATTCCGCTACGCACAGGTCCGCCTGGGGCCGGCGCGGATGACTCATGTGATGCGCTGGACGGGGGCCGCGCAGCGGGCGCATGAAACCGCGGTGGCCTATACCGCCGGTCGCCAGGCCTTCGGAGCACGATTGTCCGACCTGGGGATGGCTCAGCAGATGATCGCCGACAACGAGATCGACCTCGCAGCAACCCGTGCGCTGCTGCGTGAGGCGTGTGCAGAGTTGGATGCCGGGGGACGTGCCTCCAAAGCGACGTCCATTGCCAAGACCTTCGCAGCGGAGGCCCTGCACCGGGTCACCGACAGATCCGTGCAACTGTGCGGAGGACTGGGGGTCTCCAGCGACCTGCCGGTGGCGAAGATCGCGCGTGAACTCCGGCCGTTCCGAATCTATGACGGACCGTCCGAGGTGCACCGATGGTCCATCGCCAAACGCGCTGTCCGGCAGTACGGTTCGTGA